The following proteins are co-located in the Fischerella sp. PCC 9605 genome:
- a CDS encoding FtsW/RodA/SpoVE family cell cycle protein: MNLRRLIPLFDNSVSEWALEARLLRWLTLVWLFIGLIMLFSASYPVADVNHDDGLYYFKRQLLWVLVALILFNIIVNLPLHRILGVSHWFVFLLLVLIFVTMIPGVGKNELGAARRLVGPIPLQPSELIKPFLVLQSARLFGQWDKLSWSIRFAWLGVFGLVILGILAQPNLSTTALCGMTIWLIALAAGLPYKYLGGTAVGGVLLALLSISIKEYQRKRVMSFLNPWADPTGDGYQLVQSLLAIGSGRTWGAGFGLSQQKQFYLPIQDTDFIFAVFAEEFGFVGSMVLLLMLAIFATLGLIVALKTTHPIHRLVAIGVTILMVGQSLLHIGVATGALPTTGLPLPMFSYGGNSMIASLIAAGLLIRVARESSEAEVIPLQRRRGNRL; encoded by the coding sequence GTGAATTTACGCCGCCTAATTCCATTATTTGATAACTCTGTGTCCGAGTGGGCATTAGAGGCGCGCTTGTTGCGCTGGTTAACATTAGTTTGGCTGTTTATAGGCTTAATAATGCTGTTTTCAGCCTCCTATCCCGTTGCTGATGTCAATCATGATGATGGACTGTATTACTTTAAGCGCCAACTCCTGTGGGTGTTAGTAGCCTTAATATTGTTCAACATCATTGTTAATTTACCCCTGCATAGGATTTTGGGAGTATCCCATTGGTTTGTATTCCTGCTATTGGTGCTGATTTTCGTCACTATGATTCCAGGAGTGGGAAAGAATGAGCTTGGTGCAGCCCGTAGGCTAGTAGGGCCGATTCCGCTACAACCTTCTGAATTAATTAAGCCCTTTCTGGTGCTACAAAGTGCGCGACTTTTTGGTCAGTGGGATAAACTGAGTTGGTCTATTCGCTTTGCTTGGTTAGGTGTTTTTGGTCTTGTGATTTTGGGGATTTTGGCACAGCCTAACTTGAGTACAACTGCACTCTGCGGTATGACTATTTGGTTAATTGCTTTAGCTGCTGGCTTGCCTTACAAATACTTGGGAGGAACAGCAGTTGGAGGAGTGCTGTTAGCGTTACTCAGTATTAGTATCAAGGAGTATCAGCGCAAACGTGTGATGTCTTTCCTCAATCCTTGGGCCGATCCTACTGGAGATGGTTATCAGCTAGTACAAAGTTTACTGGCAATAGGTTCCGGCCGTACTTGGGGTGCTGGTTTTGGACTTTCTCAACAAAAACAATTTTATTTACCAATTCAGGATACCGATTTTATTTTTGCGGTATTTGCTGAAGAATTTGGCTTTGTTGGCAGTATGGTGCTGTTACTGATGTTAGCTATATTTGCCACTTTGGGATTAATTGTTGCCCTCAAGACAACCCATCCCATACATCGACTGGTGGCGATCGGTGTGACAATTTTGATGGTAGGACAATCATTACTCCATATAGGTGTTGCTACAGGTGCCTTGCCAACTACTGGTTTGCCATTACCTATGTTTAGTTATGGTGGTAATTCCATGATTGCTAGTTTAATAGCAGCAGGATTGTTGATTCGAGTAGCAAGGGAGAGTAGCGAAGCAGAGGTAATACCTTTGCAAAGAAGACGTGGAAATAGGCTATAA
- a CDS encoding sensor histidine kinase, which produces MVSPHLSLSPELFTKAFPFHFVFNRQREILQAGAVLERISCEQIIGSKIEQYFQINRPKVTVEFDAIKKQTHALFILEFLRNGMQLKGQMVYQPEEELIFFLCSPWITDAANLIPLNIKLKDFAIHDPIVDFLFLLQAKNSALADAEKLTTELTKQRAELQRALAIQENLAKVAEEQAQKLEQSLRELRHTQAQLIQAEKMSSLGQLVAGIAHEINNPVNFIYANLDYVEQYTQDLFKLLNLYKTFNCHIVPKIQEYIRKNELDYILEDLPKTINSMKIGAERIRDIVLSLRNFSRLDEAEVKRVNLHEGIESTLLILQNRFKAKGDKPGIEIVKNYGNLPLIECYPGQINQVFMNIISNAIDAIESNNIKDYSIGIQDNFNTITITTEVLETSYIAIRIADNGPGMTEAVKAKLFDPFFTTKPVGKGTGLGLSISYQIVVEKHGGKLTCVSEPGQGSEFCIEIPISVDRQTVNDIRSLSCVI; this is translated from the coding sequence ATGGTTTCTCCTCATCTGAGTCTTTCGCCAGAATTATTTACAAAGGCTTTTCCATTCCACTTTGTATTTAACCGCCAACGAGAAATTTTACAAGCTGGTGCTGTTCTAGAGCGCATTAGTTGTGAACAAATAATAGGAAGCAAAATTGAGCAGTATTTTCAAATCAATCGCCCTAAGGTCACAGTTGAATTTGATGCTATTAAAAAACAAACTCACGCTCTTTTCATATTGGAGTTTCTCCGCAATGGAATGCAACTCAAAGGTCAAATGGTATATCAACCAGAAGAGGAATTGATATTTTTTCTTTGTTCTCCCTGGATTACTGATGCTGCTAATCTCATTCCTCTAAATATCAAATTAAAAGACTTTGCCATTCACGATCCAATTGTTGATTTTTTATTCCTACTACAAGCAAAGAATTCTGCTCTGGCTGATGCTGAAAAGTTAACAACAGAACTAACTAAGCAGCGGGCAGAATTACAGCGTGCTCTGGCAATACAAGAAAATTTGGCTAAAGTTGCTGAAGAACAAGCCCAAAAACTAGAACAATCTCTCAGAGAATTACGGCATACTCAAGCCCAATTAATACAAGCTGAGAAAATGTCCAGTCTAGGTCAGTTGGTAGCAGGAATTGCACACGAAATTAACAATCCTGTAAATTTTATTTACGCCAATTTAGATTATGTTGAACAATATACTCAAGACCTATTTAAGTTATTAAATTTATATAAAACTTTTAATTGCCATATTGTACCAAAAATACAAGAGTATATTCGTAAAAATGAATTAGATTACATACTTGAAGATTTACCCAAAACTATAAATTCTATGAAAATAGGTGCAGAACGCATCAGGGACATTGTGTTGTCTCTTCGCAACTTCTCTCGTCTTGATGAAGCAGAGGTGAAAAGGGTTAATCTTCACGAAGGTATTGAGAGTACTCTGCTGATTTTACAAAACCGCTTCAAAGCCAAAGGTGATAAACCAGGTATAGAAATAGTAAAAAACTACGGTAATTTACCTTTAATAGAGTGTTATCCTGGACAAATAAACCAAGTCTTCATGAATATTATTAGTAATGCTATTGATGCTATTGAGAGCAATAACATAAAAGATTATAGTATAGGAATTCAAGATAATTTTAATACCATTACAATTACTACAGAAGTTTTAGAAACAAGCTATATTGCAATCCGAATTGCTGACAATGGCCCAGGGATGACTGAAGCAGTTAAGGCAAAACTGTTTGATCCATTTTTTACAACTAAGCCAGTAGGTAAGGGGACAGGGCTAGGCTTATCGATTAGCTATCAAATTGTTGTTGAAAAACACGGAGGAAAACTGACATGCGTATCAGAACCGGGTCAGGGAAGCGAGTTCTGCATTGAAATTCCTATATCGGTGGACAGACAAACAGTGAATGATATTAGATCGCTGAGTTGTGTTATCTAA
- a CDS encoding heme NO-binding domain-containing protein, whose amino-acid sequence MYGLVNKAIEEMVCGRFGKNTWQEIKQKAELEVDVFISMEAYPDDMTHRLVKAASVVLGLSAAEIMQAFGEYWVQYTAEEGYGELMDMSGDNLPEFLENLDNLHARVGISFPKLMPPSFECTDTEEESLNLHYRSTREGLTPMVMGLVKGLGKRFDTEVDISQTQSRDEGADHDEFLVKYKPQ is encoded by the coding sequence ATGTATGGATTAGTCAACAAGGCGATTGAAGAGATGGTATGCGGTCGCTTTGGCAAAAATACCTGGCAAGAAATTAAGCAGAAAGCTGAACTAGAAGTAGATGTTTTTATCAGTATGGAAGCCTATCCCGATGATATGACTCATAGGCTTGTAAAAGCTGCAAGTGTTGTCTTAGGTTTATCAGCCGCAGAAATTATGCAAGCTTTTGGAGAATATTGGGTACAGTACACAGCAGAGGAAGGCTACGGCGAACTGATGGATATGAGCGGGGATAACCTACCTGAATTTCTGGAAAACCTTGACAATCTTCACGCTCGTGTAGGAATTAGTTTTCCTAAGCTAATGCCCCCATCTTTTGAGTGTACTGATACAGAAGAAGAGTCTCTAAACTTACATTATCGCTCAACCCGAGAAGGACTGACTCCAATGGTAATGGGTCTAGTCAAGGGATTAGGAAAAAGGTTTGATACAGAAGTGGATATTTCCCAAACCCAAAGTAGGGATGAAGGTGCCGATCATGATGAATTTTTAGTGAAATATAAACCACAGTGA
- a CDS encoding helix-hairpin-helix domain-containing protein codes for MVKIVTRRPLGTQNVYDIGVESDHNFVIKNGLVASNCFNKSHSTAYGYVTYQTAYLKANYPLEYMAALLTANSGDTDKVQKYIATCTNMGIQIDPPDINRSGVDFTPAGGKVLFGLSAVRNVGQSAIASILEARESGDEFKSLADFCDRVDLGAVNRRTLESLIYCGAFDKIDSNRNQLLHDLPLVYDWAQSRAKDRATGQGNLFDLLGGGFSNINNNNQAQNSFDIAPKAKPVPDLPPQEKLRREKELLGFYVSDHPLKSIRNSARVLAPINLSQLSDQKEDTVICAVVMLNNVKKVITKKGDPMAILQIEDLTSQSEAVAFPKSYERISSLLQVDARLIIWGKVDRRDDQTQFIVEDAEPVETVQMVMVELSTQQAATIEEQHRLRTILQEQSGDKEKAKVPIIGIVQAGNSRHLVRFGRQFWVQDSRSTVLALQNARFLAHVQPLINT; via the coding sequence ATGGTGAAAATTGTAACACGCAGACCGCTAGGCACACAGAACGTATATGACATTGGAGTAGAGAGCGACCATAATTTTGTCATCAAAAATGGTTTGGTAGCTTCCAATTGTTTCAACAAATCTCACTCCACAGCTTACGGTTATGTAACATATCAAACTGCGTATTTAAAAGCTAATTATCCTTTGGAATATATGGCGGCACTGTTGACAGCTAACAGTGGCGATACAGATAAGGTGCAGAAATATATTGCTACCTGTACCAATATGGGTATTCAAATAGACCCACCAGATATTAATCGCTCTGGCGTAGATTTTACTCCCGCGGGTGGCAAGGTTTTGTTTGGATTGTCGGCTGTGCGGAACGTGGGACAAAGTGCGATCGCTTCTATTTTAGAAGCCAGAGAAAGCGGGGATGAGTTTAAATCTTTGGCTGATTTTTGCGATCGCGTCGATCTGGGTGCTGTTAACCGCCGTACTTTAGAGTCACTAATTTATTGTGGAGCCTTTGACAAAATTGACTCAAACCGCAACCAGTTACTTCACGACTTGCCCCTAGTTTACGACTGGGCACAATCTCGTGCCAAAGATAGAGCTACCGGTCAGGGAAACCTCTTTGATTTATTAGGTGGTGGATTCTCTAATATTAATAATAACAATCAAGCTCAAAACAGTTTTGACATTGCACCGAAAGCCAAACCTGTTCCTGATTTACCTCCCCAAGAAAAGTTACGCAGAGAAAAAGAATTATTAGGTTTTTATGTATCAGACCATCCACTCAAATCTATACGAAACTCAGCGCGCGTCCTAGCTCCAATTAACCTTTCACAACTGAGCGATCAAAAAGAAGATACAGTAATTTGTGCCGTGGTTATGCTCAACAATGTGAAAAAAGTGATCACCAAAAAGGGCGATCCAATGGCAATTTTACAAATAGAAGATTTAACTTCACAATCAGAAGCAGTAGCATTTCCTAAATCTTACGAACGCATTAGTTCACTGTTACAAGTTGATGCCAGATTAATAATTTGGGGTAAAGTAGATCGACGAGACGACCAAACTCAATTTATTGTTGAAGATGCTGAGCCGGTAGAAACAGTACAGATGGTGATGGTGGAATTGAGCACTCAACAAGCAGCGACTATTGAAGAACAGCATCGCTTGCGAACAATTCTGCAAGAACAATCAGGGGATAAAGAAAAAGCAAAAGTACCGATAATAGGAATTGTCCAGGCTGGGAACTCTCGTCATCTTGTCCGTTTTGGACGACAATTTTGGGTGCAAGATTCTAGAAGTACTGTTCTGGCTTTGCAAAACGCCAGGTTCCTTGCTCATGTACAACCGCTTATTAATACCTAA
- a CDS encoding DUF6464 family protein: MLRTLLVIAIGFLPSLFSLWLMRKTQARMRSHLRRVAMNFPREQIQVNTRPPEPSDRYYLEGVGYLIGDISCRYNARSGYLRCAVNPSGPCEGCRYYEPKEPTK; this comes from the coding sequence GTGTTAAGGACACTTTTGGTCATTGCCATTGGTTTCTTGCCGTCCCTATTCTCCCTGTGGTTGATGCGTAAAACCCAGGCAAGAATGCGATCGCACCTCAGACGTGTTGCTATGAATTTTCCTCGGGAGCAGATTCAGGTAAACACTAGACCTCCGGAACCCAGCGATCGTTATTACTTAGAAGGAGTAGGTTATCTCATTGGTGATATCAGCTGTCGATATAATGCTCGTTCTGGCTATCTGCGTTGTGCTGTTAATCCCAGTGGGCCGTGTGAGGGTTGCCGTTACTATGAACCTAAGGAACCCACCAAATGA